In a single window of the Elaeis guineensis isolate ETL-2024a chromosome 8, EG11, whole genome shotgun sequence genome:
- the LOC105050104 gene encoding LOW QUALITY PROTEIN: protein PHOX1-like (The sequence of the model RefSeq protein was modified relative to this genomic sequence to represent the inferred CDS: deleted 1 base in 1 codon), giving the protein MGKTAGKKKKQSGSKASDTNSKHSQSSEHSVKVFDEDTTIFIDMAQDMKEEGNKLFQRRDYEGAVFKYEKAIKLLPKSHIDVAYLHSNIAACYMQICPAEYHRAINECNLVLEVAPKYTKALLKRARCFEALNRLEWACRDVNVVLSLEPNNLTALELSERVRKTMEEKGIKLDDKTIISPPEVVTLKEKSKKKKSHKTVDKVIMEEKHSDMKEEPMKVVKLVFGEDIRIAHIIPANCSMFQLREIVQNRFPSPKAFLVKYKDKEGDLVTITSSEELKWAEESADPQGSIRLYITEVNPEQVPLLKEAKNGSAVQKLDRNLNSISENGSTGYYEDKISSTCINDWIVQFAQLFKSHVGFDSDAYLDLHERGMKLYSEAMEETLTSEEAQEIFELAEEKFQENGALALFNWGNVHMSRARKRLFLPEDAPKESILAQVKAAYEWAQAEYVKAGKRYEEALKIKPDFYEGLLALGQQQFEQAKLSWYYAIGSKVDLDTWPSADVLELLNNAEDNLERGAEMWEEMEEQRLRELSQPSKEKTLLQKMGLDGYFKEVSNDDAAEQASNMRSQINILWGAMLYERSIVEFKLGFPIWEECLMAAVEKFKLAGAAPADIAVMIKNHCANETTQEGLGFKIDEIVQAWNEMYDAKRWMTGVSSFRLEPLFRRRAPKFHHALEHV; this is encoded by the exons ATGGGTAAGACtgcaggaaagaagaagaagcagtCAGGAAGCAAAGCCAGTGACACAAACTCAAAACATAGCCAGTCTTCTGAGCACAGCGTAAAAGTCTTTGATGAGGACACGACAATCTTCATTGACATGGCTCAGGATATGAAAGAGGAGGGCAACAAGCTATTCCAAAGGAGGGACTATGAGGGGGCCGTATTCAAGTACGAGAAAGCCATTAAGCTGCTTCCCAAGAGCCACATAGATGTTGCATACCTCCATAGCAACATAGCTGCTTGTTATATGCAGATATGTCCGGCAGAGTACCACCGAGCAATCAATGAATGTAATCTGGTCCTTGAGGTCGCACCCAAGTACACCAAAGCCCTCTTGAAGAGGGCCAGATGCTTTGAAGCTTTGAATAGATTGGAGTGGGCCTGTAGAGATGTTAATGTGGTTCTAAGTTTGGAGCCGAACAACCTCACGGCATTGGAACTTTCTGAAAGGGTTAGAAAAACAATGGAGGAAAAAGGCATCAAGTTGGATGATAAGACAATTATATCACCTCCAGAAGTTGTaacattgaaagagaagtcaaagaagaagaagagccacAAGACTGTGGACAAAGTGATCATGGAGGAGAAGCACAGTGATATGAAGGAAGAACCCATGAAGGTTGTGAAGTTAGTGTTTGGGGAGGACATAAGAATAGCTCATATA ATACCAGCAAATTGTAGCATGTTCCAGTTGAGGGAGATTGTTCAGAACAGGTTTCCAAGCCCAAAGGCATTTCTAGTTAAATACAAGGACAAAGAAGGTGACCTCGTGACTATTACTTCATCAGAAGAGCTAAAGTGGGCTGAAGAATCTGCAGATCCACAAGGGTCAATCAGGCTGTACATCACTGAAGTTAATCCTGAACAGGTGCCATTGCTTAAGGAGGCCAAAAATGGTTCTGCAGTGCAAAAGCTAGATAGAAATCTTAATAGCATTTCTGAAAATGGAAGTACCGGGTATTATGAGGACAAGATCTCTTCAACTTGTATCAATGACTGGATTGTGCAATTTGCTCAGTTATTCAAGAGCCATGTCGGTTTTGATTCTGATGCATATCTGGATCTTCATGAGCGTGGGATGAAGCTGTACTCTGAGGCAATGGAAGAAACTCTCACAAGTGAAGAAGCCCAGGAAATCTTTGAACTTGCTGAGGAAAAGTTTCAGGAGAATGGAGCTCTCGCCTTGTTTAATTGGGGCAATGTTCACATGTCTCGTGCCAGGAAGAGGTTGTTCTTGCCAGAAGATGCTCCCAAGGAATCAATACTTGCACAAGTCAAAGCTGCATATGAATGGGCTCAGGCAGAATATGTTAAAGCaggaaagagatatgaagaagctCTGAAAATCAAACCAGACTTCTATGAAGGCCTTCTTGCACTTGGGCAGCAACAATTTGAGCAAGCAAAACTTTCTTGGTACTATGCAATTGGAAGCAAGGTAGATTTGGATACCTGGCCTTCAGCAGATGTCTTAGAGCTCTTAAACAATGCTGAAGATAACTTGGAAAGGGGTGCAGAGATGTGGGAGGAGATGGAAGAGCAGCGTCTAAGAGAACTGTCTCAGCCTAGCAAGGAAAAAACCCTGTTGCAAAAGATGGGTTTGGATGGATATTTCAAAGAGGTCTCCAACGACGATGCTGCAGAGCAGGCTTCTAACATGAGGTCTCAGATAAACATTTTGTGGGGTGCTATGCTTTATGAGCGCTCGATCGTGGAATTCAAATTAGGTTTTCCAATTTGGGAAGAGTGTCTGATGGCAGCTGTAGAAAAATTCAAACTTGCAGGAGCAGCACCAGCAGACATTGCAgtcatgattaaaaatcattgtGCCAATGAAACTACCCAAGAAG GGTTGGGCTTCAAGATTGATGAGATAGTTCAGGCATGGAATGAGATGTATGATGCTAAAAGATGGATGACTGGTGTTTCATCCTTTAGGCTTGAGCCATTATTTCGGCGGAGAGCCCCAAAATTTCATCATGCTCTGGAACATGTATGA